One window of Thalassovita mediterranea genomic DNA carries:
- a CDS encoding TIGR00341 family protein, translated as MSKQMFGGVNDRAAKETRRARIWLRSLARRIDHEEVVEHVHDEGRMSGRYIFMIIISGAIATLGLLLSSPAVVIGAMLVSPLMGPIILMGFSLSILEVAALRQSIVTLTVGVFAAIAVAYLITEFSPLTEPTREIIARTRPNLLDLLVAVFSGLAGGYAVIHRKGETIVGVAIATALMPPLAVCGYGLAIGSLAYAGGAFFLFMTNLLAIALTVTVLSRIYGFGAEHSPRHTLMQTLFIVVVFAGLSVPLGFTLRDIAYEATVTNHVRANMLGPFDDDITRIGDLNISFPAGRDIQVEATVFTVDRNPDAGRQLSESFSSRFGRGFAVNLNQVLIDEESNTEDILRLADSSLAAPLREEISRLEQIATSSVEARQREADIRSSLAFPVLAADIEAEARRATFIAEPSDDFTIAAYRAMETRLAENFADWQLQVVPPVVRLPEIDFIAAGEALAEEGETALTKSLWAFERWGTGRVEIVVRGPRVPATGTQADLLAARLDVLRQRLEAEGLAVETSRLVQEGEPGAGGPIFSLRPVG; from the coding sequence ATGTCGAAGCAGATGTTTGGCGGCGTGAATGATCGCGCGGCAAAAGAAACGCGCCGCGCCCGAATCTGGCTGCGGTCGCTTGCCCGGCGCATCGACCATGAGGAAGTGGTCGAGCACGTCCATGACGAAGGCCGCATGTCGGGCCGCTATATCTTCATGATCATCATTTCCGGCGCCATTGCGACGCTGGGCCTTCTGCTGTCTTCGCCAGCGGTCGTCATCGGCGCGATGCTTGTTTCACCGCTGATGGGGCCGATCATCCTGATGGGCTTCTCCCTGTCGATCCTGGAAGTCGCAGCGCTCCGCCAGTCTATAGTGACGCTGACGGTCGGTGTGTTTGCGGCGATTGCTGTGGCGTACCTCATCACCGAATTCTCGCCGCTGACAGAGCCGACGCGGGAGATCATCGCGCGCACACGGCCGAACCTGCTTGACCTGCTAGTTGCGGTCTTTTCTGGCCTTGCGGGCGGCTATGCGGTGATCCACCGCAAGGGCGAGACGATTGTCGGCGTTGCCATTGCGACGGCGCTGATGCCGCCCCTGGCTGTCTGTGGCTATGGCCTGGCCATCGGCTCGCTTGCCTATGCAGGGGGTGCATTCTTCCTCTTCATGACAAACCTGCTCGCCATCGCGCTGACGGTGACGGTACTTTCGCGCATCTATGGCTTTGGGGCTGAGCATAGCCCACGCCATACGCTGATGCAGACGCTATTCATTGTCGTGGTGTTCGCAGGTCTGTCCGTGCCGCTTGGTTTCACGCTGCGCGACATCGCCTATGAGGCGACGGTGACCAATCATGTGCGCGCCAACATGCTGGGGCCGTTCGACGATGACATTACGCGGATTGGCGACCTGAACATCTCCTTCCCGGCAGGGCGCGATATTCAGGTCGAGGCCACTGTCTTCACGGTGGACCGCAACCCGGATGCCGGGCGCCAGTTGTCGGAAAGCTTTTCGAGCCGTTTCGGCCGTGGTTTCGCCGTCAACCTCAATCAGGTTCTGATCGACGAAGAGAGCAATACCGAGGACATATTGAGGCTGGCCGATTCCTCTCTGGCAGCGCCGCTGCGCGAGGAGATTTCGAGGCTTGAGCAGATCGCGACCTCGTCCGTCGAGGCCCGGCAGCGCGAGGCCGATATCCGCTCGTCCCTGGCCTTTCCGGTGCTCGCGGCTGATATCGAAGCAGAGGCCCGGCGGGCGACATTCATCGCAGAACCGTCTGATGACTTCACTATCGCGGCCTATCGCGCCATGGAGACGCGCCTCGCTGAGAACTTTGCTGACTGGCAGCTTCAGGTGGTGCCGCCTGTCGTTCGCCTGCCGGAAATTGACTTCATCGCAGCGGGTGAGGCGCTCGCTGAAGAGGGTGAGACGGCGCTCACCAAAAGTCTCTGGGCATTTGAACGATGGGGGACTGGGCGTGTCGAGATTGTCGTGCGAGGGCCGCGCGTGCCCGCGACGGGGACGCAGGCCGACCTGCTGGCTGCGCGGCTGGACGTGCTGCGCCAGCGGCTGGAAGCTGAAGGCCTTGCCGTCGAGACCAGCCGGCTTGTCCAGGAAGGTGAGCCGGGCGCTGGTGGACCGATCTTCAGTCTTCGGCCTGTCGGCTAG
- the radA gene encoding DNA repair protein RadA, which yields MPKANTVFTCHSCGAVHPKWSGRCDACGEWNTLVEETSSAAPGGLAAPKSSSRKAGKAEFTTLNAVEDAPTRHMIGVDELDRVFGGGVVPSSATLIGGDPGIGKSTLLLQVAARLARNGLSTVYVSGEEAAAQIQDRARRLKVSESPVELATETDLRKVMSALKSANPDFVVIDSIQTMWSDSLEAAPGSVAQVRACAQELTRWAKKSGAALILVGHVTKEGQIAGPRVVEHMVDTVFYFEGERGHQFRILRAVKNRFGPTDEIGIFEMHQYGLAPAREPSALFLSNEDETSGGTAVFAAMEGSRPVLAEVQALVAASAYGTPRRSIVGWDANRLAMVLAVLEARCGVSLAGRDVYLSVAGGYRMAEPAGDLAAAAALLTSLADRPPPEKSVFFGEVALSGAIRPVARMDQRLKEAQRLGFRNAFVPEGSTGSFEGLTVKPLSRLSDLVDLIGPDPEP from the coding sequence ATGCCCAAAGCGAACACCGTCTTCACCTGTCACTCCTGCGGCGCCGTCCATCCAAAATGGTCAGGGCGCTGCGATGCTTGCGGGGAGTGGAATACACTCGTTGAAGAGACTTCTTCGGCGGCGCCCGGGGGGCTGGCTGCGCCCAAGTCATCGTCCCGCAAAGCCGGCAAGGCAGAGTTCACTACGCTGAACGCTGTCGAGGACGCACCTACCCGCCACATGATCGGCGTCGATGAGCTGGACCGCGTCTTTGGCGGCGGCGTCGTGCCTTCATCTGCCACGCTGATCGGCGGCGATCCAGGCATCGGCAAATCGACGCTTCTCCTACAGGTCGCTGCGCGTCTCGCCCGCAATGGCCTCTCCACCGTCTATGTTTCGGGCGAAGAAGCCGCCGCCCAGATACAGGACCGCGCCCGGAGGCTGAAAGTCTCCGAGAGCCCCGTAGAGCTCGCGACCGAAACCGACCTTCGAAAAGTCATGTCGGCGCTCAAGTCTGCCAATCCGGACTTCGTCGTCATCGACTCCATCCAGACCATGTGGTCTGACAGCCTGGAAGCCGCCCCTGGCTCAGTCGCTCAGGTCCGCGCCTGCGCGCAGGAGCTGACGCGTTGGGCCAAGAAGTCCGGCGCCGCGCTCATCCTCGTCGGCCACGTGACCAAGGAAGGCCAGATCGCAGGCCCCCGCGTCGTCGAACATATGGTCGACACCGTCTTCTATTTCGAAGGCGAGCGCGGCCACCAGTTCCGTATCCTCCGCGCCGTGAAGAACCGTTTCGGCCCCACAGATGAAATCGGCATTTTTGAGATGCACCAGTACGGCCTCGCTCCGGCGCGAGAGCCATCTGCCCTTTTCCTCTCCAACGAAGACGAGACCTCCGGCGGCACAGCCGTCTTCGCCGCCATGGAAGGCTCGCGTCCTGTCCTCGCCGAAGTTCAGGCGCTGGTCGCGGCCTCCGCCTATGGCACGCCACGGCGCAGCATCGTCGGCTGGGACGCCAACCGCCTCGCCATGGTCCTTGCCGTGCTCGAAGCGCGCTGCGGTGTCTCTCTGGCCGGTCGCGACGTCTACCTGTCGGTCGCGGGCGGCTACCGTATGGCAGAACCTGCAGGCGACCTCGCCGCAGCCGCCGCCCTCCTCACTTCGCTGGCAGACCGGCCCCCGCCCGAAAAGTCTGTCTTCTTCGGCGAAGTCGCCCTCTCCGGCGCCATCCGTCCCGTCGCGCGCATGGATCAGCGCCTGAAAGAAGCGCAGCGCCTTGGTTTCAGGAATGCATTCGTCCCCGAAGGCAGCACCGGATCGTTTGAAGGGTTGACCGTGAAGCCTCTATCGCGCCTATCTGATCTGGTAGATTTAATAGGTCCGGACCCAGAGCCATGA
- a CDS encoding NnrU family protein, translating into MVYMLAGIALFFGAHIYSALRTRAPEKRIEAKLGEGPYKGLYTLVSIAGFVLIVWGYGAMRPAAIIWQPPVWTVHLNILIQLIAMPILVAAYVPAGYIKKTLKHPMLVAVKVWALGHLLANGELNSILLFGSFLAYAVFDRIMLKKRGDNGLPPDAKVSVMGDVLAVLIGLIIWGAMIFGLHEILFGQPVIAGMG; encoded by the coding sequence ATGGTCTATATGCTGGCGGGGATCGCGCTGTTTTTTGGTGCGCATATCTATTCGGCGCTGAGAACGAGGGCGCCGGAAAAGCGGATCGAGGCGAAGCTGGGGGAGGGCCCGTACAAGGGTCTCTACACGCTCGTTTCCATTGCAGGGTTTGTCCTGATCGTCTGGGGCTATGGCGCGATGCGCCCGGCAGCCATTATCTGGCAGCCTCCGGTCTGGACCGTTCATCTCAACATCCTGATCCAGCTGATCGCGATGCCGATTCTGGTCGCGGCCTATGTGCCTGCCGGGTACATCAAGAAGACGCTGAAACACCCGATGCTGGTGGCTGTGAAGGTCTGGGCACTCGGCCACCTTCTCGCCAATGGAGAGCTCAATTCGATTCTGCTTTTCGGCAGTTTCCTCGCCTATGCCGTGTTTGACCGGATCATGCTGAAAAAGCGCGGAGACAATGGTTTGCCGCCGGATGCCAAGGTGTCGGTGATGGGGGATGTTCTGGCGGTGCTGATCGGGCTTATCATCTGGGGTGCGATGATCTTTGGCCTGCATGAAATCCTGTTCGGGCAGCCGGTGATTGCTGGCATGGGCTGA
- the panB gene encoding 3-methyl-2-oxobutanoate hydroxymethyltransferase, with the protein MSAQSQVRRKTVRDIMSAKQGEPLVCLTAYDAPTAAIMDPYCDLLLVGDSVGMVVHGLTSTVGVTMEMMILHGQAVMRGSDRAFVVVDMPFGSYETSADQAFLNASRIMKETGCQAVKIESGTYAAHQIKHLVERGVPVMGHVGLRPQAINVVGGFKAQGRDDAERERVMEEARAAEEAGAFAIVIEGVAEDLADEITKTLSIPTIGIGASATCDGQILVTQDMLGIFDWTPKFVRRYGDLQSEIAKSVEAYARDVRSRSFPAEAETYKLSGGGKAKLPKG; encoded by the coding sequence GTGTCCGCACAATCCCAAGTCAGACGAAAGACCGTTCGCGATATCATGTCCGCCAAACAGGGCGAGCCACTCGTCTGCCTGACCGCCTATGATGCGCCGACGGCCGCAATCATGGACCCCTATTGCGACCTCTTACTGGTCGGCGACAGCGTGGGGATGGTGGTGCACGGCCTGACATCAACTGTGGGCGTCACCATGGAAATGATGATCCTGCATGGCCAAGCCGTCATGCGCGGTTCCGACAGGGCGTTCGTTGTCGTCGACATGCCGTTTGGCTCCTATGAGACGAGCGCGGATCAGGCGTTCCTGAATGCATCGCGAATCATGAAGGAGACGGGCTGCCAGGCGGTGAAGATCGAAAGCGGCACTTATGCAGCGCATCAGATCAAGCACCTCGTCGAGCGGGGCGTGCCTGTCATGGGCCATGTTGGCCTCCGCCCGCAGGCGATCAATGTCGTTGGCGGCTTCAAGGCGCAGGGGCGCGACGATGCAGAGCGTGAGCGTGTCATGGAAGAAGCGCGCGCGGCAGAGGAGGCAGGCGCTTTTGCAATCGTCATCGAAGGCGTCGCTGAAGACCTTGCCGATGAGATCACGAAAACGCTGTCGATACCAACGATTGGCATTGGGGCTTCAGCCACCTGCGACGGGCAGATCCTGGTGACGCAGGACATGCTGGGCATCTTCGACTGGACACCGAAATTCGTGCGTCGCTATGGCGACCTGCAGTCCGAGATCGCAAAATCGGTCGAGGCTTATGCCCGTGATGTGCGCTCGCGCAGCTTTCCTGCAGAGGCCGAAACCTACAAGCTATCCGGCGGCGGCAAGGCGAAGCTGCCGAAAGGCTAG
- the der gene encoding ribosome biogenesis GTPase Der, giving the protein MPLKIAIVGRPNVGKSTLFNRLAGKQLALVDDQPGVTRDRKEAPGRLADLPLILIDTAGFEDVTDDSLEARMRQQTEIAIREAELALFLIDARDGVTPMDERFADLLRRADLPIVIAANKAEGRQGDIGIAEAWGLGFGEPVGLSGAHGEGMGELYGAIRTALGEEAFEAAFAEEDTAEGEGFDDEILDRMAEIDIDDPNLTEEELNAALEAAGIDDAAEAEAQLAAREEARKKPIRLAIVGRPNAGKSTLINQMLGEQRLLTGPEAGITRDSISVDWMYEGRKVKLVDTAGLRRKSKVQEKLERMSTGETVRSLKYADVIALVMDANEAFEKQDLQIADLAVREGRGLVFVISKWDTVDNHAQKMRELSEMAKVLLPNARGAPVVTLSGLTGKRVDRFMPAVAKVYQDWSARVKTGDLNRWLRYTIERHPPPSVHGKRIKPRYIAQMKARPPTFVLMASRAEHMPEQYKRFLINGIREAFDMPGVPIRLFVRQSANPYGDKYKPQNQKKTSGRGKGKTRSINKRS; this is encoded by the coding sequence ATGCCGTTGAAGATTGCCATCGTCGGACGCCCGAATGTGGGTAAGTCGACGCTGTTCAACCGGCTTGCCGGCAAGCAGCTTGCGCTGGTCGATGACCAGCCGGGGGTGACGCGCGACCGCAAGGAAGCGCCCGGCCGCCTTGCCGACCTGCCGCTTATCCTGATCGATACGGCAGGTTTCGAGGACGTCACCGACGACTCGCTTGAAGCGCGTATGCGCCAGCAGACCGAGATCGCCATTCGTGAGGCAGAGCTTGCGCTCTTCCTGATCGATGCGCGCGATGGTGTGACGCCAATGGACGAGCGGTTCGCTGACCTGTTGCGCCGCGCTGACCTGCCGATTGTGATCGCTGCCAACAAGGCAGAAGGCCGTCAGGGCGATATCGGTATCGCAGAGGCTTGGGGACTGGGCTTTGGTGAGCCTGTGGGCCTGTCAGGCGCCCATGGCGAAGGCATGGGTGAGCTCTACGGCGCTATCCGTACCGCGCTGGGCGAAGAAGCGTTCGAAGCTGCGTTCGCAGAAGAAGACACCGCGGAAGGCGAAGGCTTTGACGATGAGATCCTCGACCGTATGGCCGAGATCGACATCGATGACCCGAACCTGACCGAAGAGGAGCTGAACGCCGCCCTCGAAGCGGCCGGGATCGATGATGCGGCGGAAGCCGAGGCGCAGCTCGCCGCGCGTGAAGAAGCTCGGAAAAAGCCAATCAGGCTCGCCATTGTCGGGCGTCCGAATGCGGGCAAGTCGACGCTTATCAACCAGATGCTGGGTGAGCAGCGCCTCCTGACGGGTCCGGAAGCCGGCATTACGCGCGATTCCATCTCGGTCGACTGGATGTATGAAGGCCGCAAGGTCAAACTGGTGGATACGGCCGGGCTTCGGCGCAAGTCGAAGGTCCAGGAAAAGCTGGAGCGGATGTCGACCGGTGAGACGGTGCGGTCACTCAAATATGCTGACGTCATCGCGCTGGTCATGGATGCGAATGAAGCGTTCGAGAAGCAGGACCTGCAGATTGCCGACCTTGCCGTACGTGAGGGGCGGGGCCTCGTCTTCGTGATTTCGAAGTGGGATACGGTCGACAATCACGCGCAGAAGATGCGCGAGCTGTCAGAGATGGCCAAAGTCCTTCTCCCGAACGCACGCGGCGCGCCCGTCGTGACGCTGTCGGGCCTGACCGGCAAACGGGTCGACCGCTTCATGCCAGCCGTTGCCAAGGTCTATCAGGACTGGTCTGCGCGCGTGAAGACGGGCGATCTCAATCGCTGGCTTCGCTACACGATTGAGCGCCACCCGCCGCCATCCGTGCACGGCAAGCGGATCAAGCCGCGCTATATTGCCCAGATGAAGGCGCGCCCGCCGACCTTCGTGCTGATGGCATCGCGCGCCGAGCATATGCCAGAGCAGTATAAGCGCTTCCTGATCAACGGGATCCGAGAAGCCTTTGACATGCCGGGCGTGCCAATCCGGCTGTTCGTGCGCCAGAGCGCCAATCCTTATGGTGACAAGTACAAGCCGCAAAACCAGAAGAAGACGAGCGGCCGCGGCAAGGGCAAGACCCGCAGCATCAACAAGCGCAGCTAG
- a CDS encoding SDR family NAD(P)-dependent oxidoreductase: MDKRITFITGASRGIGKAAALELARRGHHIVAAARSKLALEKLDDEINAVGGSATLIPMDLKETTAFEAAGQALATKFGRIDGLLGNAGVLGSLGPLQAVGPRSFEETIEVNLTANWRLIRAMHPLLQRSEAPRAVFVSSGVVPRPRAFWGPYQASKMGLEGLAYAWADENEKMPLRVNIFDPGATRTGMRAEAMPSEDPMTLPAPEDVVKQLAPLLEEGETRTGARITFEPNA, from the coding sequence ATGGACAAGCGTATCACATTCATCACCGGCGCCTCGCGCGGGATCGGCAAGGCTGCCGCCCTCGAGCTCGCGCGCCGTGGCCACCATATCGTCGCCGCCGCACGCTCAAAGCTTGCGCTCGAAAAGCTGGACGACGAGATCAACGCCGTTGGCGGCTCCGCCACGCTGATCCCGATGGATCTGAAGGAAACGACCGCCTTCGAAGCTGCCGGTCAGGCGCTTGCCACCAAGTTCGGACGCATTGACGGACTGCTCGGTAATGCCGGCGTGCTCGGCTCGCTCGGCCCGCTACAGGCCGTTGGCCCGCGCAGCTTCGAGGAAACCATTGAGGTGAACCTCACGGCCAACTGGCGCCTCATCCGCGCCATGCATCCGCTCCTGCAGCGCTCTGAAGCGCCGCGGGCGGTGTTTGTGTCATCCGGAGTCGTTCCACGCCCGCGCGCCTTCTGGGGCCCCTACCAGGCCTCCAAGATGGGTCTTGAAGGCCTTGCCTATGCTTGGGCTGACGAGAATGAGAAGATGCCGCTTCGGGTGAACATCTTTGATCCCGGCGCGACGCGTACCGGTATGCGCGCCGAAGCCATGCCGAGCGAAGATCCGATGACGCTGCCCGCGCCTGAAGACGTCGTCAAGCAGCTCGCCCCCCTCCTCGAAGAAGGCGAAACGCGCACCGGCGCCCGCATCACTTTTGAACCAAACGCCTAG
- a CDS encoding CvpA family protein, giving the protein MMDAITAFDAIVVVLLILSTLMAFARGFMRELATLGAFIAALAAAYYANKYLHSAFARFLPQDTPAYLPSLILFLAFFLLVYVIVAWFGANLSRSIQGVEGIGMLDRVTGAAFGFIRGAVILVFFVFLLRMALDQDRIPEWIRTAQSYSLLESGADYVAESAPELARSPAAEQP; this is encoded by the coding sequence ATGATGGACGCCATTACAGCCTTCGACGCCATCGTGGTCGTTCTCCTGATCCTGTCCACGCTGATGGCGTTTGCTCGCGGCTTCATGAGAGAGCTTGCGACGCTTGGCGCATTCATCGCCGCGCTGGCGGCGGCCTACTACGCCAACAAATACCTTCATTCTGCCTTTGCGCGTTTCCTGCCGCAGGACACACCCGCCTATCTGCCCAGCCTGATCCTGTTTCTGGCCTTCTTCCTGCTGGTCTACGTCATTGTCGCCTGGTTCGGCGCAAACCTCTCCCGGTCCATACAGGGCGTTGAAGGCATCGGTATGCTCGACCGGGTCACCGGGGCTGCCTTTGGCTTCATTCGCGGCGCGGTCATCCTTGTATTCTTTGTCTTTCTCCTCCGCATGGCGCTCGATCAGGACCGCATCCCGGAATGGATCCGCACGGCCCAGTCCTACTCCCTTCTGGAGAGCGGCGCCGACTATGTCGCCGAAAGCGCGCCGGAACTCGCACGCAGCCCTGCAGCCGAGCAACCTTGA
- a CDS encoding PQQ-binding-like beta-propeller repeat protein — translation MMNMTFRAAMLGTLILSVSACSYVRNIRAEEQRLTAEEKEGRIEMVLGDETIEADPALATQTITLPSATALASWPEAGARPTKAAGHVAAAADLKIAWSVNAGRGTDRNGALTTPPVASETAIFVADARQTVRAFSLSNGSRLWQRELKSGNDRDKRGIGSGLAYSAGRLIVASGYGFVAALDAETGREIWRRDMEAPMTGAPTVDDGRIFVSSNNNELFALDLEDGRILWSDQAIAETARVLGSSSPAAVEDIVIAPYSSGEIIAYLAANGRRLWTEALSRPGRFTPISSINDIASRPVIGAGLVFAANQSGVMAAIDGRSGDRVWVQPIGSTSAPALVGQYIFISGTNGRVAAINAGTGQVFWVTQLREFEREEKQRGRITYAGPIVASNQVIVASSRGTVIALSPQTGERIGSLELSDPVYLEPISVGDKVFVLTDDARLIAIR, via the coding sequence ATGATGAATATGACTTTCCGGGCCGCAATGCTTGGCACACTCATCCTGAGCGTGTCGGCGTGTTCCTATGTGAGGAATATACGCGCTGAAGAGCAGCGGCTCACCGCTGAGGAAAAAGAAGGTCGCATCGAGATGGTGCTGGGTGACGAAACCATTGAGGCTGATCCGGCGCTCGCGACCCAGACGATCACGCTTCCTTCGGCGACGGCCCTTGCCAGCTGGCCTGAGGCAGGTGCGCGCCCGACAAAAGCTGCCGGCCATGTGGCTGCCGCCGCTGACCTCAAGATTGCGTGGTCGGTCAACGCAGGACGGGGAACTGATCGCAATGGCGCGCTTACAACGCCGCCTGTTGCCAGCGAGACAGCGATCTTCGTTGCTGATGCACGCCAGACTGTGCGCGCGTTCAGCCTGTCAAATGGCTCACGTCTCTGGCAGCGCGAGCTGAAGTCCGGCAATGACCGCGACAAGCGTGGCATTGGCTCGGGTCTCGCCTATTCGGCTGGCCGCCTCATCGTCGCAAGCGGCTATGGTTTCGTTGCTGCGCTGGATGCGGAAACGGGCCGTGAAATCTGGCGCCGTGACATGGAAGCGCCGATGACCGGCGCGCCAACGGTCGATGATGGCCGTATCTTCGTGTCTTCGAACAATAATGAGCTGTTCGCGCTCGACCTCGAGGATGGCCGCATCCTCTGGTCGGACCAGGCAATCGCCGAAACCGCGCGCGTTCTTGGTTCTTCCAGCCCGGCGGCTGTCGAAGACATCGTGATTGCGCCTTACAGCTCTGGTGAGATCATCGCGTACCTGGCGGCGAATGGCCGCCGTCTCTGGACCGAAGCGCTGTCGCGTCCGGGCCGTTTCACGCCGATTTCGTCGATCAATGACATCGCCTCGCGTCCGGTCATTGGCGCAGGTCTCGTCTTCGCGGCGAACCAGTCGGGCGTCATGGCGGCGATCGATGGGCGCAGCGGTGACCGCGTCTGGGTTCAGCCGATTGGCTCTACCTCCGCTCCGGCGCTCGTCGGCCAGTATATCTTTATCTCTGGTACCAATGGGCGCGTTGCGGCGATCAATGCCGGCACCGGCCAAGTGTTCTGGGTCACGCAGTTGCGCGAGTTTGAGCGTGAAGAAAAGCAACGCGGACGCATTACCTATGCCGGTCCGATCGTCGCCTCAAATCAGGTCATCGTCGCCTCGTCCCGTGGCACAGTCATCGCGCTGTCGCCGCAGACGGGCGAGCGCATCGGGTCGCTTGAGCTTAGCGATCCTGTCTATCTCGAACCGATTTCGGTTGGCGACAAGGTCTTTGTCCTCACGGACGATGCGCGGCTGATCGCAATCCGCTAG
- the purF gene encoding amidophosphoribosyltransferase — translation MIWDHDDDKPREECGIVGVFNHPEASLLVALGLHALQHRGQEACGITTYDGEKFHNERHMGLVGENFGGDLTSRLPGSAAIGHNRYSTAGKPAMRNIQPIFADLANTGFALAHNGNLTNAVALRKELISKGAIFQSTMDTEVVLQLVARSGRRLMRERVMEALQAVEGGYAFVGLTNKKLIGARDPVGLRPLVLGKIGKGWVLASETCALDMIGAEFIREIENGEIVIISEEGVESFRAFPERPESPCLFEYVYFARPDSIVQGRSVYQVRRRMGHQLARENPADVDVIVPVPDSGVPAALGFSEQSGIPFQLGIIRSHYVGRTFIEPTQLGRQKSISKKHSPNKSVLEGKRVLLVDDSIVRGNTSKKIVQMVRDAGAKEVHLRSASPPIVNPDFYGIDMPTKGELLASNNSLEQMRNFLNVETLGFLSVDGLYASIGIKRDMTMPQFSDHCFTGCYPTRLVDQMQEEGGKDRQLSLLD, via the coding sequence ATGATCTGGGACCATGATGACGACAAGCCTCGCGAAGAATGCGGCATCGTAGGCGTCTTCAACCATCCGGAGGCGTCGCTACTCGTCGCTCTCGGTCTTCACGCCCTCCAGCATCGCGGACAGGAAGCCTGTGGCATCACCACTTACGATGGTGAGAAGTTCCACAATGAGCGCCATATGGGCCTCGTCGGTGAGAATTTCGGCGGTGACCTGACCTCGCGCCTCCCCGGCAGCGCCGCCATCGGTCACAATCGCTACTCCACCGCTGGCAAGCCGGCGATGCGCAACATACAGCCCATCTTCGCAGATCTCGCGAACACCGGCTTTGCCCTCGCCCACAATGGCAACCTCACCAATGCGGTTGCCCTCCGCAAGGAGCTGATCAGCAAGGGCGCCATCTTCCAGTCGACCATGGACACTGAAGTCGTCCTGCAACTCGTCGCCCGCTCGGGTCGCCGCCTGATGCGTGAGCGCGTGATGGAAGCCCTTCAGGCCGTCGAAGGCGGCTATGCCTTTGTCGGTCTCACCAACAAGAAACTGATCGGCGCACGCGACCCGGTTGGTCTTCGCCCGCTCGTCCTCGGCAAGATTGGCAAGGGCTGGGTACTCGCCTCTGAGACCTGCGCCCTCGACATGATCGGCGCTGAATTCATCCGCGAAATCGAAAACGGCGAAATCGTCATCATCAGCGAAGAAGGCGTCGAAAGCTTCCGTGCGTTTCCGGAACGCCCTGAAAGCCCGTGCCTCTTCGAATACGTCTACTTCGCCCGCCCGGACAGCATCGTTCAGGGCCGCAGCGTCTATCAGGTCCGCCGCCGCATGGGTCACCAGCTTGCGCGTGAAAACCCGGCAGATGTGGACGTCATCGTTCCGGTTCCGGATTCCGGCGTACCCGCCGCGCTCGGCTTTTCCGAACAGAGCGGGATACCATTTCAGCTCGGCATCATCCGCAGCCACTATGTCGGGCGCACCTTCATTGAGCCGACCCAGCTCGGTCGCCAGAAATCCATCTCGAAGAAGCATTCTCCGAACAAGTCGGTTCTGGAAGGCAAACGCGTCCTGCTGGTCGACGACTCCATCGTGCGTGGCAACACCTCCAAGAAGATCGTCCAGATGGTCCGCGACGCCGGTGCCAAGGAAGTGCATCTGCGCTCTGCTAGCCCCCCGATTGTGAACCCGGACTTCTACGGCATCGACATGCCGACCAAGGGTGAGCTTCTTGCCTCCAACAATTCGCTGGAGCAGATGCGCAACTTCCTGAACGTGGAAACGCTGGGCTTCCTGTCGGTGGATGGCCTCTACGCCTCGATCGGTATCAAGCGCGATATGACCATGCCGCAATTCTCCGATCACTGCTTTACGGGATGCTATCCAACGCGCCTCGTCGACCAGATGCAGGAAGAAGGCGGCAAGGACAGACAGCTTTCACTGCTGGACTAG